A window of the Blattabacterium cuenoti genome harbors these coding sequences:
- a CDS encoding ribonuclease III family protein, with product MNRDILLINKINEILGFIPRNINLLKEVFIYNFSSRKRNLNKNYSINFQRLEFLGDSVLNTIISHFLYENLPNKKEGELTQIRSKIVCRKNLNDISKKLSMDNIFSDKTIIYNNNVLGNTLEALIGFLYIEIGNEGCKNFIYKKILHDHINIKKLQKEIFSYKVWIMEWCQKNKFFTSFKTCIERTEKRKNKIIYLSEFQVLDSDIFSKGRGYSKKKSEEMAAKNAYYIVKKRIKEEIQKNF from the coding sequence ATGAATAGAGATATTTTGTTAATTAATAAAATAAATGAAATACTTGGATTTATACCTAGAAATATAAACCTTTTAAAGGAAGTTTTTATATATAATTTTTCATCAAGAAAAAGAAATTTAAATAAAAATTATTCTATAAATTTTCAAAGATTAGAATTTTTAGGAGATTCAGTATTAAATACTATAATATCTCATTTTTTATATGAAAATTTACCAAATAAAAAAGAAGGGGAATTAACTCAAATAAGGTCTAAAATTGTGTGCAGAAAAAATCTTAATGATATTTCTAAAAAATTATCTATGGATAATATTTTTTCTGATAAAACTATTATATATAATAATAATGTATTAGGAAACACACTTGAGGCATTAATAGGATTTCTATATATAGAAATAGGAAATGAAGGGTGTAAAAATTTTATATATAAAAAAATATTACATGATCATATAAATATAAAAAAATTACAAAAAGAGATTTTTAGCTATAAAGTATGGATTATGGAATGGTGTCAAAAAAACAAGTTTTTTACAAGTTTTAAAACTTGTATTGAAAGAACAGAAAAAAGAAAAAATAAAATTATTTATTTATCTGAATTTCAAGTATTAGATTCTGATATTTTTTCTAAAGGTAGAGGATATTCAAAAAAAAAATCAGAGGAAATGGCGGCAAAAAATGCTTATTATATTGTTAAAAAAAGAATAAAAGAAGAAATACAAAAAAATTTTTAA
- the fabF gene encoding beta-ketoacyl-ACP synthase II produces the protein MMYNHKCNLKKVVITGIGTITPIGNNVEDYWISLISGKSGSAPITYFNTKKYKTKFACELKNYDPNIFFSKKEINKLDPCAQYGIIASEEAIKNSMIDFSKEKRDRIGVIWSSGIGGLLNLEKSITNYVNNGFYPRFSPFFIPKMLIDITAGFISINYGLHGPNYATVSSCASSSNAIVDAYHLICLGKADIMIAGGSEAAITQSGVGGFNALNALSTKNMEYKTASRPFDKDRDGFVLGEGAGCLVLEEYKHAKERGAKIYAELGGVGMSGDAYHITAPHPEGIGIILAIKSAINDAKIKYKDIDYINSHGTSTKLGDIAEIKAIKKVFKENVYKININSTKSMTGHLLGAAGVVECIATILPLTRGIIPPTINLDKVDENIDPKINFIPNKSLKKKVNISMCNTFGFGGHNVCILFKKINVT, from the coding sequence ATGATGTATAATCATAAATGTAACTTAAAAAAAGTAGTTATTACTGGAATAGGAACGATTACTCCTATAGGGAACAATGTTGAAGATTATTGGATTTCTCTTATAAGTGGAAAAAGTGGATCTGCACCTATTACTTATTTTAATACTAAAAAATATAAAACTAAATTTGCTTGTGAATTAAAGAATTATGATCCAAATATTTTTTTTAGCAAAAAAGAAATAAATAAATTAGATCCTTGTGCACAATATGGAATTATTGCATCTGAAGAAGCTATAAAAAATAGTATGATAGATTTTTCTAAAGAGAAAAGAGATAGGATAGGTGTAATTTGGTCTTCTGGAATTGGTGGATTATTAAATTTAGAAAAATCTATTACAAATTATGTAAATAATGGTTTTTATCCTAGATTTAGTCCTTTTTTTATACCAAAAATGTTGATAGATATTACTGCAGGATTTATATCTATAAATTATGGATTACATGGACCTAATTATGCGACAGTTTCTTCTTGTGCATCATCTTCTAATGCAATAGTAGATGCTTATCATTTAATTTGTTTAGGAAAAGCTGATATTATGATAGCAGGAGGATCAGAAGCTGCAATTACACAAAGTGGAGTTGGAGGATTTAATGCATTGAATGCATTATCTACAAAAAATATGGAATATAAAACAGCTTCACGTCCTTTTGATAAGGATAGAGATGGATTTGTCTTAGGAGAAGGAGCTGGATGTCTTGTTCTTGAGGAATATAAACATGCTAAAGAAAGAGGAGCTAAAATATATGCAGAATTAGGTGGAGTTGGTATGTCTGGAGATGCATATCATATAACAGCTCCACATCCAGAAGGAATAGGAATTATATTAGCGATAAAATCAGCTATAAATGATGCAAAAATTAAATATAAAGATATAGATTATATAAATTCTCATGGAACATCTACAAAACTTGGTGATATAGCAGAGATAAAAGCTATTAAAAAAGTGTTTAAAGAAAATGTATACAAAATAAATATAAATTCTACAAAATCTATGACAGGACATTTATTAGGTGCTGCTGGAGTTGTAGAATGTATAGCAACTATTCTACCTTTAACAAGAGGAATTATTCCTCCAACTATTAATTTGGATAAAGTTGATGAAAATATAGATCCAAAAATAAATTTTATTCCAAATAAATCTTTAAAGAAAAAAGTTAATATTAGTATGTGTAATACTTTTGGATTTGGAGGACATAACGTTTGCATTTTATTTAAAAAAATAAATGTTACTTAA
- a CDS encoding acyl carrier protein, whose translation MSNVASRVNALIVDKLSVEENNIHPNSSFTNDLGADSLDIVELIMEFEKEFNINISDEVAEKITTVGEAVNAIETLLKEKH comes from the coding sequence ATGTCTAACGTAGCATCTAGAGTCAATGCTCTTATTGTAGACAAATTAAGTGTAGAAGAAAATAATATACATCCTAATTCTAGTTTTACTAACGATCTAGGAGCAGATTCTTTAGATATAGTAGAACTTATCATGGAATTTGAAAAAGAATTTAATATTAATATATCTGACGAAGTAGCAGAAAAAATAACAACAGTAGGAGAAGCTGTTAATGCTATAGAAACTTTATTAAAAGAAAAACACTAA
- a CDS encoding riboflavin synthase has protein sequence MFTGIIESVTEVYKLYYDINKNLHMIFTNPFNNKIKINQSISHNGICLTIVNIYKKNYSVTASKETLSCTNLNYLKIGDKVNLERSLFLKGRIEGHIVQGHIDTTAKIINILKKNGSWLFIIKFKNKLSNNVVKKGSIAINGVSLTVNDCNKYTVSVSIILYTYIKTNFQFLKIGDIVNIEFDILGKYINKFIETNITIIDYT, from the coding sequence ATGTTTACTGGAATTATAGAATCTGTTACAGAAGTATACAAATTATATTATGATATAAATAAAAATCTTCATATGATTTTTACTAATCCATTTAATAATAAAATTAAAATAAATCAAAGTATATCCCATAATGGAATATGTTTAACAATTGTAAATATTTATAAAAAAAATTATTCAGTAACAGCATCTAAAGAAACTTTATCTTGTACTAATTTAAATTATTTAAAAATTGGAGATAAAGTAAATTTAGAAAGAAGTTTATTTTTAAAAGGAAGAATAGAGGGGCATATAGTACAAGGACATATAGATACAACAGCTAAAATTATAAATATTTTAAAAAAAAATGGAAGCTGGTTATTTATTATAAAATTTAAAAATAAATTATCTAATAACGTTGTAAAAAAAGGATCAATTGCTATAAATGGAGTTAGTTTAACTGTAAATGACTGTAATAAATATACAGTAAGTGTATCTATTATTTTGTATACTTATATAAAAACAAATTTCCAATTTTTAAAAATTGGAGATATTGTAAATATAGAATTTGATATACTTGGAAAATATATAAATAAGTTTATTGAAACTAATATCACAATTATAGATTATACATAA
- a CDS encoding F0F1 ATP synthase subunit epsilon has product MKLKILNIKNIIYKGEIYNLKAPGIYGYFQILKNHDFFISILDKGILTFTDKKINKKITINISIGILKVINNFIIILL; this is encoded by the coding sequence ATGAAGTTAAAAATTTTAAATATAAAAAATATTATATATAAAGGTGAGATATATAATTTAAAAGCTCCAGGAATATATGGATATTTTCAGATTTTAAAAAATCATGATTTTTTCATTTCTATTTTAGATAAAGGTATATTAACGTTTACAGATAAAAAAATAAATAAAAAAATAACAATTAATATATCAATTGGAATTTTAAAAGTGATAAATAATTTTATTATTATTCTTTTATAA
- the atpD gene encoding F0F1 ATP synthase subunit beta — protein sequence MQNDKIKENKGKITQIIGPVVDVSFEEGFEIPKIHEALEIKKIDSDDIITLEIQQHIGNNKVRCIAMEETDGLKRGQEVNVLNESISVPIGDCINGRIFNVLGKCIDGLGNITNYKKRSIYNDPPLLVDLSTKTEVLYTGIKVIDLISPYMKGGKIGLFGGAGVGKTVLIQELINNIAKKYGGRSVFAGVGERSREGNDLLREMLDSGIIKYGNNFMESMKNGKWDLSKVDKKILKESKATFIFGQMNEPPGARSRVVLSGLTLAEYYRDKFNSKKKGQDVLFFIDNIFRFTQAGSEISTLLGRIPSSVGYQPTLSSEMGSMQERITSTKYGSITSVQAVYVPADDLTDPSTATTFSHLDAITVLSRKIASLGIYPSVDPLDSNSGILSKEIVGEDHYNCAHRVKNILQKYESLQDIIAILGVDELSEEDKIIVDRARKIQRFLSQPFHVAKQFTGIKGEFVTIEDTIKGFNMIINGELDEIPEINFNLKGTIDQVIKK from the coding sequence ATGCAAAACGATAAAATAAAAGAAAATAAAGGAAAAATTACTCAAATTATAGGTCCAGTAGTAGATGTATCCTTCGAAGAAGGATTTGAAATACCTAAAATACATGAAGCTTTAGAAATTAAAAAAATAGATTCTGATGATATAATAACATTAGAAATACAACAACATATAGGTAATAATAAAGTAAGATGTATTGCTATGGAAGAAACAGATGGATTAAAAAGAGGACAAGAAGTAAATGTATTGAACGAATCAATTAGTGTTCCAATAGGTGACTGTATAAATGGAAGAATTTTTAATGTTTTAGGAAAATGCATAGATGGATTAGGAAATATAACAAATTATAAAAAAAGATCTATTTATAATGATCCACCTTTACTAGTAGATTTATCTACAAAAACAGAAGTTTTATATACTGGAATTAAAGTAATTGATTTAATTTCTCCATATATGAAAGGAGGTAAAATTGGATTATTTGGAGGGGCTGGAGTGGGAAAAACAGTTTTAATACAAGAATTAATTAATAATATAGCTAAAAAATATGGAGGAAGATCTGTATTTGCTGGAGTAGGAGAAAGATCTAGAGAAGGAAACGATTTACTAAGAGAAATGTTAGATTCTGGAATTATAAAATATGGAAATAATTTTATGGAATCTATGAAAAATGGAAAATGGGATTTATCAAAAGTAGATAAAAAAATATTAAAAGAATCAAAAGCAACTTTTATATTTGGACAAATGAATGAACCTCCAGGAGCTAGATCTAGAGTAGTTTTATCTGGATTAACATTAGCGGAATATTATAGAGATAAATTTAATAGTAAAAAGAAAGGACAAGATGTTTTATTTTTTATAGACAATATTTTTAGATTTACTCAAGCTGGATCTGAAATTTCTACTTTATTAGGAAGAATACCATCTTCTGTTGGATATCAACCAACTTTATCATCAGAAATGGGATCTATGCAAGAAAGAATTACTTCAACTAAATATGGATCTATTACATCTGTTCAAGCTGTTTATGTTCCAGCAGATGATTTAACAGATCCATCTACAGCTACTACATTTTCACATTTGGATGCAATAACTGTTTTATCAAGAAAAATAGCTTCTTTGGGTATTTATCCATCTGTAGATCCATTAGATTCCAATTCTGGTATTTTATCAAAAGAAATAGTTGGTGAAGATCATTATAATTGTGCTCACCGTGTAAAAAATATATTGCAAAAATATGAATCTTTACAAGATATTATTGCTATTTTAGGAGTAGATGAATTGAGTGAAGAAGATAAAATAATAGTAGATAGAGCAAGAAAAATTCAACGTTTTTTATCTCAACCTTTTCATGTTGCAAAACAATTTACAGGAATAAAAGGAGAATTTGTCACCATTGAAGATACAATTAAGGGATTTAATATGATTATTAATGGAGAATTAGATGAAATACCAGAAATAAACTTTAATTTAAAAGGTACTATTGATCAAGTAATTAAAAAATGA
- a CDS encoding bifunctional riboflavin kinase/FAD synthetase has product MKIYSFIDEFYSTYPCIFTIGIFDGVHIGHKKLIQHLIFKSNKKYSSVLLTFNPHPKEILNPNKNFFYLNTLSERINNIKKIGLEHLIIHPFTRKFSNLTITDFFKKISNSRFCFKKILLGYDFNIGKNNNNSFKILKELSNNIGLKLYKLNPYKIDNEIISSTKIRESITLGNLEWANKALGYYYTLFGYVTIGKKIGRTLNFPTANLIINKKKLIPKNGVYAVKVIYENSIYKGMMNIGTNPTVDINNHKIKIEVNIFNFNKNIYNKKIKILIIKMIRKELKFLSINELKKQIIKDKSLIKHLFIKKTFL; this is encoded by the coding sequence TTGAAAATTTATTCTTTTATTGATGAATTTTATTCTACATATCCATGTATATTTACTATTGGTATTTTTGATGGAGTTCATATAGGACATAAAAAATTAATTCAACATTTGATATTTAAATCAAATAAAAAATATTCTTCAGTTTTACTTACTTTTAATCCACATCCAAAAGAAATATTAAATCCAAATAAAAATTTTTTTTATTTAAACACTTTAAGTGAAAGAATAAATAATATAAAAAAAATTGGACTGGAACATCTTATTATACATCCTTTTACAAGAAAATTTTCAAATTTAACTATAACAGATTTTTTTAAAAAAATTTCTAATTCTAGATTTTGTTTTAAAAAAATTTTATTAGGATATGATTTTAATATAGGAAAAAATAATAATAATTCTTTTAAAATTTTAAAAGAATTATCAAATAATATAGGATTAAAATTATATAAATTAAATCCATATAAAATTGATAATGAAATAATTAGTTCTACTAAAATACGAGAATCTATTACATTAGGTAATTTAGAATGGGCTAATAAAGCGTTAGGTTATTATTATACTTTATTTGGATATGTTACAATAGGTAAAAAAATAGGAAGAACATTAAATTTTCCAACAGCAAATTTAATAATAAATAAAAAAAAATTAATTCCAAAAAATGGAGTATATGCTGTAAAAGTTATATATGAAAATTCTATATATAAAGGAATGATGAATATTGGAACTAATCCAACTGTTGATATTAATAATCACAAAATTAAAATAGAAGTTAATATATTTAATTTCAATAAAAATATATACAATAAAAAAATTAAAATTTTAATTATTAAAATGATTCGTAAAGAATTAAAATTTTTATCTATAAATGAATTAAAAAAACAGATAATTAAAGATAAATCTTTAATAAAACATCTTTTTATAAAAAAAACATTTTTGTAA